In Synergistales bacterium, a genomic segment contains:
- a CDS encoding PAS domain-containing sensor histidine kinase yields MNRIRTRIIAAILFSLAVAGAFFWGLVPGLIPEAIGTVEAERCRRQLHALSEEIQGKTETRQKRILQRHAEIWQAVFLLRNDGDTRTMTVAPQEMDAGVRVDLGRRIVERLADDQRGVFVRQGWILLGTFESASEPAPVQLGVAWLLPGGGAIPGALGRNLFVALLAAAGAAVLFGEIAARRITKPINALARAASQGRAVALSPGTALPDAEIRELETALRGMAERYEDTMRELEEERAYLEHILASLPVGVLVVGKDDTVLYSNPPLAQLLRMEPKKGYPFQGVLRVPDLVNLLEEATQGNEGMQSVTLREEALRHIVARAVPVRGGAVAVFQDMTERHLLEESRKNFVADAGHELQTPLAIIRAAAELLIDDVELPGDRKRFITRILEQQERMSELVDDLLFLSRVESGKALPLNLGEQIDLVEICTVAQGEVALHPLAGNILWEMELPDAAHLYGWREGLLRCVTNLLDNAVKYTHERYGADQGGRVRIVLRARPENWELQVSDNGTGIPKTQQENIFERFRRGEPARVKDSRTKGGYGLGLSIVKRVSELHGGSIALESSDAGTSFLLRFPKTLSSKNNR; encoded by the coding sequence ATGAACCGGATCAGAACTAGGATCATAGCGGCTATCCTGTTCAGTCTCGCCGTGGCGGGAGCGTTTTTCTGGGGTCTTGTGCCCGGGCTGATCCCTGAGGCTATCGGAACCGTGGAAGCGGAGCGCTGCAGACGGCAGCTCCATGCGCTTTCGGAGGAGATACAGGGGAAGACGGAGACGCGGCAGAAACGGATTCTCCAACGGCATGCCGAGATCTGGCAGGCCGTTTTTCTTCTCCGGAACGACGGGGACACCCGTACCATGACTGTCGCGCCACAAGAGATGGATGCCGGGGTCCGGGTCGACCTCGGCCGTCGGATCGTGGAGAGGCTGGCGGACGACCAGCGTGGTGTCTTCGTGCGTCAAGGCTGGATCCTTCTCGGCACGTTCGAGAGTGCTTCCGAGCCGGCGCCCGTTCAACTGGGAGTGGCTTGGTTGCTTCCGGGGGGAGGGGCGATCCCCGGGGCGCTGGGACGGAACCTCTTTGTTGCCCTCCTCGCGGCCGCCGGCGCGGCGGTGCTCTTCGGCGAGATCGCGGCGAGGCGGATCACGAAGCCCATCAATGCCCTCGCCAGGGCGGCTTCCCAGGGCCGTGCCGTGGCTCTTTCGCCGGGTACGGCGCTTCCTGATGCGGAAATCAGGGAACTGGAGACGGCGCTCCGGGGAATGGCGGAGCGCTACGAGGATACGATGCGCGAGCTGGAGGAAGAGCGGGCCTACCTGGAGCATATCCTTGCCTCCCTTCCTGTGGGTGTGCTGGTTGTGGGAAAGGACGACACGGTGCTCTATTCCAATCCGCCGCTGGCGCAGCTTCTGCGGATGGAGCCGAAAAAGGGATATCCCTTTCAAGGGGTGTTGCGTGTTCCGGACCTGGTCAACCTCCTGGAGGAAGCGACGCAGGGCAACGAAGGGATGCAGAGCGTTACCCTCAGGGAGGAGGCGCTGCGTCATATCGTCGCCCGGGCGGTCCCTGTGCGGGGAGGAGCCGTGGCGGTGTTTCAGGATATGACGGAGCGCCACCTTTTGGAGGAGTCGAGGAAGAATTTTGTCGCCGATGCGGGACACGAGTTGCAGACGCCCCTGGCGATCATCCGTGCGGCTGCGGAGCTGCTTATTGACGATGTCGAGCTTCCCGGCGACAGGAAGCGCTTTATCACCCGTATTCTGGAACAGCAGGAGCGCATGAGCGAGCTTGTGGATGATCTGCTCTTCCTTTCACGGGTCGAATCGGGGAAGGCGCTCCCTCTCAACCTTGGAGAGCAGATCGATCTTGTGGAGATCTGCACTGTCGCCCAGGGCGAGGTCGCCCTCCATCCCCTGGCGGGCAACATCCTCTGGGAGATGGAGCTGCCCGATGCGGCCCACCTCTATGGGTGGCGCGAGGGACTGTTGCGCTGTGTCACCAACCTTCTTGACAATGCAGTCAAGTATACCCACGAGCGCTACGGAGCAGACCAGGGCGGAAGGGTCCGCATTGTATTGCGTGCACGACCGGAAAACTGGGAGCTGCAGGTCTCGGACAACGGAACCGGTATCCCCAAAACCCAGCAGGAAAACATCTTTGAACGCTTCCGGCGGGGAGAGCCTGCAAGGGTCAAGGACAGCCGCACCAAAGGCGGCTACGGTCTGGGGCTTTCCATTGTCAAGCGCGTTTCCGAGCTCCACGGTGGGAGTATTGCTCTGGAAAGCTCCGATGCGGGCACAAGCTTTCTTCTCAGGTTCCCGAAGACGCTCTCTTCCAAAAACAACCGATAG
- the pstC gene encoding phosphate ABC transporter permease subunit PstC encodes MPQAGTLKGDRLPKAVIAVLASTGMAIMLFIIAFLLREGVPILQEATLGEILTGVYWYPTSDEPDFGMLPLILGSISVTLLSSLLAIPISICLAIFLSEICPRGVGELFKPVLEILSFFPSVVLGFLGMMLIAPWLQQTFQLFSGLNMFNASVLMGIMIVPIISSLTEDSLSAIPKTLRDASYALGATRMETVLKVVVPAALPGILQACLLGIMRAIGETMVVLMAAGGAAVIPRSIMDPVRPLTSTIAAEMGETPVGSVHYNALFFIGVLLLVMTLLINLLAQWIEQRGKRWR; translated from the coding sequence ATGCCACAGGCTGGTACGTTAAAGGGAGACAGGCTCCCGAAGGCGGTAATCGCCGTCCTGGCTTCAACCGGCATGGCAATAATGCTTTTTATCATCGCCTTTCTGCTCCGCGAGGGGGTACCGATACTGCAAGAGGCGACCTTGGGGGAGATTCTCACCGGGGTGTACTGGTACCCCACCTCCGACGAGCCGGATTTCGGCATGCTGCCGCTCATTCTCGGTTCGATCTCCGTGACGCTTCTCTCCTCGCTGCTCGCTATTCCCATCAGTATCTGTCTGGCGATCTTCCTCTCCGAGATCTGCCCCAGGGGAGTAGGCGAGCTCTTCAAGCCGGTGCTGGAGATCTTGAGTTTTTTCCCTTCCGTTGTCCTTGGTTTCCTCGGCATGATGTTGATCGCTCCGTGGCTGCAGCAGACCTTCCAGCTCTTTTCCGGCCTGAATATGTTCAACGCCTCTGTGCTGATGGGGATCATGATTGTCCCCATTATCTCCTCGCTGACGGAGGACAGCCTCTCGGCGATTCCCAAGACCCTCCGTGATGCCTCCTACGCCCTGGGGGCCACCAGGATGGAAACGGTCCTCAAGGTGGTTGTGCCCGCCGCACTGCCGGGCATCCTGCAGGCCTGTCTTCTCGGGATCATGCGGGCCATCGGCGAGACGATGGTCGTCCTCATGGCCGCCGGCGGAGCCGCCGTGATTCCACGTTCCATCATGGATCCCGTCCGCCCGCTGACCTCGACCATCGCCGCCGAGATGGGGGAGACGCCGGTGGGATCAGTGCACTACAATGCGCTCTTTTTCATCGGCGTGTTGCTTCTGGTGATGACGCTGTTGATCAATCTGCTGGCGCAGTGGATCGAACAGAGGGGAAAGAGGTGGCGCTGA
- the pstB gene encoding phosphate ABC transporter ATP-binding protein PstB: MNSSEDTKIISRNLNLYYGDFKALSDINMGVPAKAVTALIGPSGCGKSTYIRCLDRMNDFIPSCTIEGEVLLDGVDIYGPAMDVIKLRRRVGMVFQAPNPFPSSIWENIAYGPKLHGIKNREKLNEIVEQSLKGAALWQEVSDKLHTPALALSGGQQQRLCIARAIAVEPEVILMDEPTSALDPLATGRIEELVRELKEEYTVVIVTHNMQQAARISDITCFFLMGELIETGPTQQMFTSPTDQRTEDYITGRFG, translated from the coding sequence ATGAATTCCAGTGAAGACACAAAGATTATCTCCAGAAACCTCAATCTCTACTACGGAGATTTCAAGGCACTGAGTGATATCAATATGGGGGTTCCGGCCAAGGCGGTGACGGCGCTGATCGGACCTTCCGGTTGCGGAAAGAGCACCTATATTCGCTGTCTCGACAGGATGAACGACTTTATCCCCTCCTGTACCATCGAAGGAGAGGTGCTGCTGGATGGGGTGGATATCTACGGTCCTGCCATGGACGTTATCAAGCTGCGAAGGCGGGTGGGAATGGTTTTTCAGGCTCCCAATCCCTTCCCCAGTTCCATCTGGGAGAATATCGCCTATGGCCCCAAACTGCACGGCATCAAGAATCGGGAGAAACTCAACGAGATTGTGGAACAGAGCCTGAAAGGAGCAGCACTCTGGCAGGAGGTCTCTGATAAGCTCCATACCCCGGCGCTTGCGCTCTCCGGCGGGCAGCAGCAGCGGCTCTGCATCGCCCGGGCGATTGCGGTGGAGCCGGAGGTGATCCTCATGGACGAGCCCACCTCCGCGCTTGATCCCCTCGCCACTGGACGGATCGAGGAGCTCGTCAGAGAGCTCAAAGAAGAGTATACTGTTGTGATCGTAACACACAACATGCAGCAGGCGGCCCGTATCTCCGACATTACCTGTTTCTTTCTGATGGGGGAACTCATCGAAACAGGTCCGACCCAGCAGATGTTTACCTCGCCAACCGATCAGAGAACAGAGGACTACATCACGGGACGGTTCGGCTAG
- the pstA gene encoding phosphate ABC transporter permease PstA yields MRKHIDGVFTCMMWMMMFGLISLLGGLMLFLIVKGAPVISWEFLSQPPRDQMTKGGVLTPLVGSVQLVLVSMAFAFPLGVATAVYLVEYSRDDWFTRFLRLAIRSLAGVPSVVFGLFGLSFFAVFLHFGSCLLSAGLTLGCLVLPVIVGATESALKSVPKSYRDASFAIGATRWQTIYKVVLPAAFPSIITGGILSVGRVAGETAPIIFTGAAFFAPEIARGLFQEVMALPYHVYVLATAGTHIKETMPIQYGTVLVLLMLVLGTTMIGILWRARLRIQRQRQTQ; encoded by the coding sequence ATGCGCAAGCATATCGACGGTGTTTTCACGTGCATGATGTGGATGATGATGTTTGGTCTTATCTCTTTGCTTGGGGGCCTGATGCTGTTTCTGATCGTCAAGGGAGCCCCTGTGATCAGCTGGGAGTTCCTGAGTCAGCCGCCGCGGGACCAGATGACAAAGGGTGGGGTGTTGACGCCACTTGTTGGTTCCGTACAGCTGGTGCTGGTCTCCATGGCCTTCGCCTTCCCTCTGGGTGTGGCCACAGCGGTCTATCTGGTGGAGTACTCCAGAGACGACTGGTTCACACGGTTCCTGCGCCTGGCGATCCGCAGTCTTGCCGGCGTGCCTTCCGTGGTGTTCGGCCTCTTCGGTCTCTCCTTTTTCGCCGTCTTTCTGCATTTCGGCTCATGCCTGCTTTCGGCAGGGTTGACGCTTGGCTGTCTGGTGCTGCCCGTTATTGTGGGGGCCACCGAATCGGCGCTCAAGAGCGTTCCCAAGAGCTATCGCGACGCCTCCTTCGCCATAGGCGCCACGCGCTGGCAGACCATCTACAAGGTGGTTCTTCCCGCAGCATTCCCTTCCATCATTACGGGAGGGATCCTCAGCGTTGGCCGTGTCGCCGGCGAGACGGCGCCGATCATCTTTACGGGTGCGGCCTTCTTTGCTCCGGAGATCGCCAGAGGGCTCTTTCAGGAGGTCATGGCGCTTCCGTACCACGTCTACGTTCTCGCTACCGCGGGAACGCATATCAAAGAGACCATGCCGATCCAGTACGGCACGGTGCTTGTGCTCCTGATGTTGGTGCTCGGCACGACCATGATCGGGATTCTGTGGCGTGCACGGCTCCGGATACAGCGACAGAGACAGACGCAATAG
- a CDS encoding helix-turn-helix domain-containing protein codes for MAKKQEKQPSQIRDLRKALGLNQGELAKLLGVSIITIGKWEKGGGQVSRGSGPAVLKALRGILKQASRPDSFIDLGRLRKYLKVAAKKDLLRYYTQFSDELDGEYLESINSGLLVGVLMGMLYDLQLEKEGKIAPGKVMVEGEQTEETRFETMSTEDLLNQLTM; via the coding sequence ATGGCCAAAAAGCAGGAAAAGCAGCCCAGTCAGATTCGTGATTTGCGGAAAGCCCTCGGTTTGAATCAGGGAGAATTGGCGAAACTGCTAGGAGTATCGATAATTACCATAGGTAAGTGGGAGAAGGGTGGCGGGCAGGTCTCCCGCGGGAGCGGCCCGGCTGTCCTCAAGGCACTGCGGGGGATTCTCAAACAGGCCTCAAGGCCGGATAGTTTTATTGACCTTGGGAGGTTGCGCAAATACCTGAAGGTTGCGGCGAAAAAGGATCTCTTGCGGTACTATACGCAATTCTCCGACGAGCTTGACGGTGAGTATCTGGAAAGCATCAATTCCGGATTGCTTGTCGGAGTGCTGATGGGAATGCTCTATGACCTGCAGCTGGAAAAAGAGGGGAAGATCGCGCCGGGAAAGGTGATGGTCGAAGGGGAACAGACCGAGGAGACACGTTTCGAGACGATGTCCACGGAGGATCTGTTGAATCAGCTAACCATGTAG
- a CDS encoding lysophospholipid acyltransferase family protein, with protein MREILFRRGIGFVLRWVWRPRHRVMRHNLGLAFPKRSVPERRRIQADVYRHLAETLTEILLVVKEPRRALQWMTSVEGESYLADALRSGRGVLIVTGHVGNWELLAAWLAQRGYPLHAIVRRQNDPELESVVESLRRGVGLRTLSKKEHLKRVVALLRRGAFVGILADQHAGERGVPLPLFGVQTPTAVGPAALAKVADVPVIPVFSARTGPKQHCVKIGPPLHVDGGLNKEEIYRRVMGEYNHLLEAWISGYPEQWLWLHRRWRREGRAVNVDEGAERR; from the coding sequence ATGAGAGAGATCCTGTTCCGCAGGGGGATAGGTTTTGTGCTCCGGTGGGTGTGGCGTCCCAGACATCGTGTCATGAGACACAACCTCGGACTGGCCTTTCCCAAGCGCAGCGTCCCGGAACGGCGGCGAATCCAGGCGGATGTGTATCGCCATTTGGCCGAAACGCTCACCGAGATCCTTTTGGTTGTCAAGGAGCCGCGGCGTGCTCTTCAGTGGATGACCTCGGTGGAGGGTGAATCCTATCTTGCCGACGCACTCCGGAGCGGGAGAGGTGTGCTGATTGTTACCGGACATGTGGGGAATTGGGAGTTGCTTGCCGCCTGGCTGGCGCAGAGGGGCTATCCGCTCCACGCTATCGTCCGCAGACAGAACGACCCGGAGCTGGAATCGGTGGTGGAATCACTCCGAAGGGGTGTGGGGTTGCGTACCCTTTCCAAGAAAGAGCATCTCAAGCGTGTTGTGGCGTTGTTGCGGCGGGGAGCCTTTGTCGGGATACTGGCCGACCAGCATGCCGGGGAACGAGGCGTACCCCTCCCACTCTTTGGGGTACAAACCCCGACGGCAGTGGGACCGGCGGCTTTGGCGAAGGTTGCCGATGTCCCGGTCATTCCGGTTTTTTCGGCACGCACTGGACCAAAGCAGCATTGCGTCAAGATTGGTCCCCCGCTTCACGTTGATGGTGGTTTGAACAAGGAAGAGATCTACCGAAGGGTGATGGGTGAGTACAATCATCTGCTGGAAGCGTGGATCAGTGGGTACCCGGAGCAGTGGCTCTGGCTCCACAGGCGCTGGCGCAGGGAAGGCCGGGCTGTCAATGTGGACGAAGGAGCGGAGCGGAGATGA
- a CDS encoding response regulator transcription factor, which produces MPGQRILLVEDEEALGDLVAEGLKRHGFLVERAADGDAALDIVELSPPDLVVLDLMLPQMDGWEVCRRIRQQPDTKDLPIIILTARREERDVIAGLELGADDYLKKPFSMAELAARSKALLRRMERKPQESEPVLSEGPLSFDRNARMFQKSGDYIELSPTEYALLELLMRRRGQVVPREDLLMNIWGYYGGDTRTVDVHVSRLRKKVEPDPEHPGLIHTVRGRGYRLKWEQPDEPDQN; this is translated from the coding sequence GTGCCAGGCCAACGCATCCTTCTGGTAGAGGATGAGGAGGCCCTCGGGGACCTGGTGGCTGAAGGGTTGAAACGACACGGTTTTCTTGTGGAACGGGCCGCGGATGGGGATGCCGCGCTTGACATCGTGGAACTCTCGCCGCCTGATCTGGTGGTCCTCGATCTTATGCTTCCTCAGATGGACGGGTGGGAGGTCTGCAGGCGGATACGGCAGCAGCCCGATACGAAGGATCTCCCTATTATTATTCTGACTGCCCGGCGAGAAGAACGAGATGTCATTGCCGGTCTCGAACTCGGCGCCGATGACTATCTGAAAAAACCCTTTTCCATGGCGGAGTTGGCTGCGCGTTCAAAGGCTCTGCTACGCAGGATGGAACGGAAGCCCCAGGAGAGCGAGCCGGTTCTCTCGGAGGGGCCGCTTTCCTTCGACAGAAATGCGCGGATGTTTCAGAAAAGCGGTGACTACATCGAGCTGAGCCCCACGGAGTACGCGCTGCTGGAACTGCTGATGCGCAGGAGAGGGCAGGTGGTCCCCCGGGAGGATCTCCTGATGAATATCTGGGGCTACTACGGCGGGGATACCAGAACGGTGGATGTCCATGTTTCCCGCCTCCGGAAGAAGGTGGAGCCCGACCCGGAGCATCCCGGTCTGATCCACACTGTCCGCGGACGCGGATACAGATTGAAGTGGGAACAGCCTGATGAACCGGATCAGAACTAG
- the phoU gene encoding phosphate signaling complex protein PhoU yields the protein MQPINTRKAFDESLKQLESDLLQLGNMAEDAFSKAIWALTKQDVQVAQEVIDGDDVLDDMNTRIDNECLQIIARYQPVALDLRRVSAAMHMAVDLERIGDLAVNISKSAKRLSGTTYIKRLLDIPRMSDHLRDMIDLALTAYVERDSDKAQRVCQMDDIIDDLHEQIFRELVVIMMEKPKTIEQATELLFVSRTIERAGDHATNLAEHTLYLTTGTMKRASDIRRPKPESEQQKEG from the coding sequence ATGCAGCCGATCAATACACGCAAAGCCTTCGACGAGAGCCTGAAACAGCTCGAATCGGATCTGTTGCAACTCGGCAACATGGCGGAGGATGCCTTCAGCAAGGCGATCTGGGCGCTCACCAAGCAGGATGTGCAGGTGGCCCAGGAGGTGATCGATGGGGACGATGTGCTGGATGACATGAATACCCGGATCGACAACGAATGTCTCCAGATCATTGCCCGGTACCAGCCTGTAGCACTGGATCTGCGGCGGGTTTCCGCAGCCATGCATATGGCGGTGGACCTGGAACGGATCGGCGATCTGGCGGTGAATATCAGCAAATCGGCGAAGCGTCTCTCCGGGACGACCTATATCAAGCGGCTGCTCGATATCCCCAGGATGTCGGACCATCTCAGGGATATGATCGATCTGGCGTTGACCGCCTATGTTGAGCGGGACAGCGACAAAGCGCAGCGGGTCTGCCAGATGGACGATATCATCGACGATCTGCACGAGCAGATCTTCCGGGAGCTCGTGGTGATCATGATGGAAAAGCCCAAGACCATCGAACAGGCCACGGAGCTGCTCTTTGTAAGCCGCACCATTGAGCGGGCCGGGGACCACGCCACAAACCTGGCGGAGCACACCCTGTACCTCACCACCGGCACAATGAAGCGTGCCTCGGACATACGACGTCCCAAACCGGAGTCCGAGCAACAGAAAGAGGGGTAG